The proteins below are encoded in one region of Coffea arabica cultivar ET-39 chromosome 4c, Coffea Arabica ET-39 HiFi, whole genome shotgun sequence:
- the LOC113739256 gene encoding protein ALP1-like, whose amino-acid sequence MDKEGDEQKAKKRKVVVANYMVTIATLVVWWHEKHIVKEPYLDFKVAREIYLRRLYYGNNRVCVEQLRLNKHCFTVLCTNLREHCGLTDTRNITVEEAVAMFLYVLAHNFKNRIVNFNFIRSGETVSRYFNIVLRAIIKLGRHYLIQPESEMEGYEHEKWEWFQDCLGALDGTYVKVHVLLRDQGRYRNRKNEIATNVLGVCSRDMRFTYVLPGWEGSAADGRVLRDALVRSDPLIVPKGKYFLVDAGYANSSDFLAPYRGVRYHLSEWSASGSKPQNFKELFNLRHSIARNVIERTFGLFKKRWAILRDASFFDVKTHVMIINACAIFHNLIRVEQPNDPYLDEVDAEMRIVQHEVDDEDEMEDEDEENGMEDDGPNNDGGVNAVNENRIRTVQPTSEWTQFRNALARAMFIDYQIRQDHHGS is encoded by the exons ATGGATAAAGAAGGAGACgagcaaaaagcaaaaaagagaaaagtggtaGTTGCAAATTATATGGTAACAATAGCTACATTAGTAGTTTGGTGGCATGAGAAACATATAGTAAAGGAGCCTTACTTGGACTTTAAAGTAGCACGTGAAATATATCTAAGGCGTCTTTACTATGGAAACAATAGAGTTTGTGTAGAGCAACTTAGACTCAATAAACATTGTTTTACTGTTTTATGTACAAATTTAAGAGAGCATTGTGGGTTGACGGATACTAGAAATATTACTGTTGAAGAGGCAGTTGCAATGTTTCTCTATGTTCTTGCTCATAATTTTAAGAATCGCATTGTCAATTTTAATTTCATAAGATCAGGTGAGACAGTTAGTCGATACTTTAATATAGTTCTACGTGCTATCATAAAATTGGGGAGACACTATCTTATCCAGCCTGAATCGGAAATGGAAGGTTACGAGCATGAAAAGTGGGAATGGTTTCAG GATTGTCTTGGAGCGTTAGACGGTACTTATGTTAAAGTACATGTTCTTCTTAGAGATCAAGGAAGATATAGGAATAGGAAGAATGAGATAGCAACAAATGTTTTAGGTGTATGCTCCCGTGACATGAGATTTACATATGTATTGCCTGGATGGGAAGGTTCTGCAGCAGATGGTAGAGTTCTACGGGATGCGTTAGTTAGATCAGATCCATTAATTGTTCCCAAGG GCAAGTACTTTCTTGTTGATGCGGGTTATGCAAATAGCTCCGATTTCTTAGCTCCATATAGGGGAGTTAGATATCATCTTAGCGAGTGGTCTGCTAGTGGGAGCAAGCCTCAAAATTTTAAAGAGTTATTCAACCTTCGACATTCAATTGCTCGAAATGTGATTGAAAGGACATTTGGTTTGTTCAAGAAGCGGTGGGCCATTTTGAGAGATGCATCTTTTTTTGATGTTAAGACTCATGTCATGATAATTAATGCATGTGCCATCTTTCACAATCTTATTCGAGTAGAACAACCAAATGACCCTTACTTGGATGAAGTTGATGCTGAGATGCGAATAGTACAACATGaggttgatgatgaagatgaaatggaagatGAAGATGAGGAAAATGGAATGGAAGATGATGGTCCAAATAATGATGGTGGTGTAAATGCTGTTAACGAGAATCGAATTCGAACAGTACAACCAACTAGCGAGTGGACACAATTTAGGAATGCTTTAGCACGAGCAATGTTTATTGACTATCAAATTAGACAAGACCATCATGGAAGTTGA
- the LOC140004839 gene encoding two-component response regulator ORR22-like yields the protein MFNAHLASQPSFQQRDNHFSQGLRVLAIDDNVVCLKVLAFELQKCGYQVTATTKAAEAIEMLRKNKDSYDIVITDVMRSDMDVFKLLEIIGLEMDIPVISDEPTSIFSIRFVFMTSANNDLEVIEKGVMHGARDYLVKPVGPEILKNIWQHVIRKTTYNPLPAQRIEANRAIRIPAQQIEANMASRVPAQKMEADRAIRRSARVLHRKNHTVEDGQAVQSHDAPPLLEHKKARVTWTPELHAKFAAAVQQLGQEAVPKKVLELMNEPHLTRGNVASHLQKYRKAALKQKEDARQEIEYHCDANMRRHLDDANIRASSSQNQRFHAVNHSNSSAAYGRYNLRSQNNPSLHDS from the exons ATGTTTAACGCTCACTTGGCTTCTCAGCCGTCGTTTCAACAGCGCGACAATCATTTTTCTCAAGGGTTAAGAGTTCTAGCCATTGATGATAATGTCGTCTGCCTCAAAGTGCTCGCTTTTGAACTTCAGAAATGTGGCTATCAAG TTACAGCCACCACAAAAGCAGCCGAAGCTATTGAGATGTTGAGGAAGAACAAAGATAGCTATGATATCGTAATTACAGATGTCATGCGGTCTGACATGGATGTTTTCAAACTTCTGGAGATCATAGGCCTGGAGATGGACATCCCCGTTATAAGTGATGAGCCAACCTCGATCTTCTCCATAAGATTTGTGTTCA TGACATCGGCAAATAATGACTTGGAAGTCATCGAAAAGGGTGTTATGCATGGCGCACGCGACTACCTGGTAAAGCCTGTTGGGCCTGAAATCCTCAAAAATATTTGGCAGCATGTGATAAGAAAAACAACGTATAATCCTCTACCAGCACAAAGAATCGAAGCAAATAGGGCAATTAGGATACCGGCTCAACAAATTGAAGCAAATATGGCAAGTCGGGTACCAGCTCAAAAAATGGAAGCGGATAGGGCAATCAGAAGAAGTGCTAGAGTGCTCCACAGAAAGAATCACACCGTGGAAGATGGTCAAGCTGTTCAATCCCATGATGCACCACCCCTCCTGGAGCATAAGAAGGCCAGAGTCACCTGGACACCGGAATTACATGCAAAGTTTGCGGCTGCTGTGCAACAACTAGGTCAAGAGG CGGTTCCAAAGAAGGTTCTTGAACTCATGAATGAGCCCCACCTAACCAGAGGAAACGTAGCAAGTCACCTTCAA AAATACAGGAAAGCGGCTCTAAAGCAAAAGGAAGACGCAAGGCAGGAGATTGAGTATCATTGTGATGCAAACATGAGGAGGCATTTGGATGATGCTAATATCCGGGCATCATCTTCTCAGAATCAACGTTTTCATGCAGTGAATCACTCCAATAGTTCTGCTGCCTATGGGAGATACAATTTAAGAAGTCAGAATAATCCTTCGCTTCATGACTCTTAA